The nucleotide sequence GGGCCTGGTCAAGCTTAAGCGTACCAGAAACTTTCTTCATTGACTTGATCTGAGCATTACCTCCTACCCTTGATACGGAAATACCAACGTTAATAGCAGGACGGATACCAGCATTAAACAAGTTAGTTTCCAAGAAAATCTGACCATCAGTAATTGAAATCACATTGGTAGGGATATAAGCAGAAACATCACCTGCTTGAGTTTCAATAATTGGAAGGGCAGTCAAAGATCCTCCGCCTTTTACCAATGGTTTGATAGACTCAGGAAGATCATTCATTTCTCTAGCAATTGCATCAGAAGAGTTCACTTTTGCTGCTCTCTCCAACAATCTTGAGTGAAGGTAGAATACATCACCAGGATATGCTTCACGTCCTGGAGGTCTTCTAAGAAGTAGAGATACTTCACGGTAAGCTACGGCTTGCTTAGAAAGGTCATCATAAACCACCAAAGCAGGGCGTCCAGTATCTCTGAAGAACTCACCTATAGCAGCACCAGTAAATGGCGCAAAGAACTGCATAGGAGCTGGATCAGCCGCAGAAGCAGAAACTACTACTGTATATGGAAGGGCTCCTCCTTTTTCCAAAGCTGCCACCACACCTGCTACTGTAGAAGCCTTCTGACCGATGGCTACATAAATACAGAAAACAGGCTCTCCCTTATCATAAAATTCTTTTTGGTTAAGAATGGTATCGATAGCCACAGCAGTTTTACCTGTCTGACGGTCACCGATAATCAATTCCCTCTGTCCACGTCCAATTGGAATCATGGCATCGATAGACTTGATACCTGTCTGAAGAGGCTCATTTACCGGCTGACGATAGATTACACCAGGAGCTTTACGTTCCAATGGCATATCGTATAGATCTCCTTCTAAAGGTCCTTTACCATCGATTGGCTGACCAAGGGTATCTACTACTCTACCCAACATGCCTTCACCTACTTTGATAGAGGCAATTTGTTTGGTTCTCTTTACAGTATCACCTTCTTTAACTCCTTTTGAGTCGCCGAAAAGTACTGCACCAACATTGTCTTCTTCTAGGTTAAGTACCATTGCTTTAAGTCCATTATCAAACTCAAGCAACTCACCAGATTGGGCTTTTGATAGTCCGTAAATTCTGGCTACACCATCACCAACTTGTAGGACGGTACCTACTTCTTCCAGTTCAGCTTCAGTTTTAGCGCCAGAGAGTTGTTCTCTCAATATCGCCGAAACTTCATCAGGTCTTACTTCTGCCATTCTTGAATATAGTTATATAGTTTCTGCTATGTTATTTTAAAATTGTTTTTCGAAATGATTATTCGAAAACTCTAAACGAAGGGCTTTAAGCTTACTGGCCATGGTTTCATCTAATTGACGATCATTGACTTTCAACACAAATCCCCCAATAATATCTTTATCGATCTTTTCTACCAATTCCACCTTGCTTCTTCCGGAAATTTCTTTGACAGCTTCTTCGAATTTCTTTCTCATAGCATCATCTATTTTGAAAGTGGTTGTCAGATCTGCTACTTGAATATCCATATGATTATTATATTGTTCATGGAATTCGCTTGCTATCTCTGGCAATATATTTTCTCGGTTCTTCTTAGACAAGATAGTATAAAAAGACAAGGTAAGCTCTTGGGATGATTTAGAAAACAATTCCTTAATCACTTTAAGCTTTGTTTCTGATTTATGAATTGGACTTTTCAACAAAAGCCCAAATTCCCTGCTAGACGCAACCAAAGAAAGGAACTCTTGCATGTCTTGGTGTACTTCTTCCAGTACTCCCTTTTCTACTGCCAATTCTATCAAAGACTTAGCATATCGAGAAGCGACTCTTTTTGCTGACATTTGCTTTGGTTAATTTAACTTAAGATCTTTTACAAACTCTTCTACCAACTCCTTCTGTTCTTTTTCAGTATCTAGATTTTTACGCAACAATTTCTCGGTTACGTCCAAAGCCAATGAAGCCACTTGGTTTTTCACTTCAGACAAAGCCGCTTTTTTCTCTGTTTCAATTACCGCTTTCGCATCTTCAATCATCTTTGCACCCGCAGCTGAAGCCTCTTCTTTTGCCTGCTCGATAAGTTTGGCAGAAGTCTCATTGGCAGATTTCAAAATCTGATCTCTCTCAAGTCTTGCTTCCTGAAGCAACTTTTCATTTTCAGCTTTAAGGTTAGCCATTTCATTTCTAGCATTCTCAGCTGCCTTAAGCGCTCCCTCGATGGCACTTTCACGCTCTTCCAGAGCAGAAAGAATTGGTTTCCAAGCAAATTTACCTAGGATAATTAACAAAATCCCAAAACCAATAATTTGCCAAATGATTAATCCAGAACCAGGAATTATAAGATCCATCTCTATTAAATTTTAATTTGTTTTGTCCAAATTTTAAAAGGAGGGGACAAACCTAACATTTGCCCCCAATCTTTGTACTTCTTAGAATGTGATGTTCTCGTTAAGAGCAATAAGTAGACAAACTACTACCGCAAATAGGGAAACCACTTCAATAAGGGCTGCAATAATCAACATGGCAGTTTGGATTTTACCAGCTGCTTCAGGTTGTCTTGCAATACCTTCCATAGCCTGACCACCGATTCTACCGATACCAAGACCTGCGCCTATCGCTACAATTCCAGCACCGATACCAGCACCCAAAAGGGCGATGCCAGCAGTCAATAATAATGAAGTTAACATACGTGTTATTATTTATAAATTGAACAAAGAAATTTAATGATCATGATGTTCTGCTACCGCTGAACCAATGTACATCGCAGAGAACAAAGTAAATACATAGGCCTGAATAGTGGCCACCAACAATTCGATCAAATTGATGAACACTACCATCACAGTACTCGCTACACCTACTGCATAAGATTCAAAAACGAAGATCAAACCGATGAAACTAAGGATTACAATATGACCCGCAGTGATCGCAACAAAAAGTCGGACCATCAAGGCAAACGGCTTAGTAAACAAACCGATAATTTCTACTGGGACAATTACTATAAGAAG is from Echinicola marina and encodes:
- the atpA gene encoding F0F1 ATP synthase subunit alpha — protein: MAEVRPDEVSAILREQLSGAKTEAELEEVGTVLQVGDGVARIYGLSKAQSGELLEFDNGLKAMVLNLEEDNVGAVLFGDSKGVKEGDTVKRTKQIASIKVGEGMLGRVVDTLGQPIDGKGPLEGDLYDMPLERKAPGVIYRQPVNEPLQTGIKSIDAMIPIGRGQRELIIGDRQTGKTAVAIDTILNQKEFYDKGEPVFCIYVAIGQKASTVAGVVAALEKGGALPYTVVVSASAADPAPMQFFAPFTGAAIGEFFRDTGRPALVVYDDLSKQAVAYREVSLLLRRPPGREAYPGDVFYLHSRLLERAAKVNSSDAIAREMNDLPESIKPLVKGGGSLTALPIIETQAGDVSAYIPTNVISITDGQIFLETNLFNAGIRPAINVGISVSRVGGNAQIKSMKKVSGTLKLDQAQFRELEAFAKFGSDLDATTKRTIERGRRNQEILKQNQYSPVRVELQAAIIYASTKGLMDAVPVERAREFEKEFYNLLTSQYQDSLTALKKGDLDTAGKLLEKAAKELTPKYAK
- the atpH gene encoding ATP synthase F1 subunit delta produces the protein MSAKRVASRYAKSLIELAVEKGVLEEVHQDMQEFLSLVASSREFGLLLKSPIHKSETKLKVIKELFSKSSQELTLSFYTILSKKNRENILPEIASEFHEQYNNHMDIQVADLTTTFKIDDAMRKKFEEAVKEISGRSKVELVEKIDKDIIGGFVLKVNDRQLDETMASKLKALRLEFSNNHFEKQF
- a CDS encoding F0F1 ATP synthase subunit B — translated: MDLIIPGSGLIIWQIIGFGILLIILGKFAWKPILSALEERESAIEGALKAAENARNEMANLKAENEKLLQEARLERDQILKSANETSAKLIEQAKEEASAAGAKMIEDAKAVIETEKKAALSEVKNQVASLALDVTEKLLRKNLDTEKEQKELVEEFVKDLKLN
- the atpE gene encoding ATP synthase F0 subunit C: MLTSLLLTAGIALLGAGIGAGIVAIGAGLGIGRIGGQAMEGIARQPEAAGKIQTAMLIIAALIEVVSLFAVVVCLLIALNENITF